A stretch of Sebastes fasciatus isolate fSebFas1 unplaced genomic scaffold, fSebFas1.pri Scaffold_25, whole genome shotgun sequence DNA encodes these proteins:
- the LOC141763672 gene encoding glutaredoxin-like protein C5orf63 homolog, producing the protein DPCPLCDEAKEELEPFRHRFVLQQVDISLPENSVWWDRYRWDIPVFHLNGQFVMKHRVNVVLLDKLLQDAETQKP; encoded by the exons GATCCGTGTCCTCTGTGTGATGAAGCTAAAGAAGAGCTGGAACCCTTCAGACACCGA TTTGTCCTGCAGCAGGTGGACATCAGTCTTCCAGAGAACAGTGTGTGGTGGGACAGGTACAGGTGGGACATACCCGTCTTCCACCTGAATGGACAGTTTGTGATGAAACATCGTGTGAATGTCGTCCTGCTGGACAAACTGCTGCAGGACGCCGAGACGCAGAAACCATGA